The Chitinophaga niabensis genome segment CTGTTCCCCTTCGTACACCAGTTCTATTTTACCGGTAATGGCTGGTATAATGCCCTGCAGATCGTTGATCCGCACAAAAGTGCTTTTCTCTTTATTGATAATGGCCCTGCGTTCCGCTGCACTGATGGCATTCTCAAAGGCTGCAATGGTGAGCCTTGCGGAAACACCGCTCTTTTTATCCACCCATTCACTGCTACGTGCTTCAAAAGCCACCTGCTCTATCAGTCTTTTAATGATATCCGGCATTTGCACCAGGCCCTGCTGTTCCGCATGCACATTGGCTTCCTGTTCAGTGATCAGCAGGGAGTTTTCCAGTGTTTTGGGATAGTGGGTGATGATCTGGCTTTCTATCCGGTCTTTCAGTGGTGTAACAATGGCGCCACGGTTCGTGTAATCCTCGGGGTTAGCGGTGAACACAAAAAGGATATCCAGGGGCATCCTTACTTTGAATCCGCGGATCTGGATGTCTCCTTCCTGCAGGATGTTGAAGAGTGCTACCTGTATACGGGCCTGCAGATCGGGCAGTTCATTGATCACAAAAATACCGCGGTTGGAGCGGGGGATAATGCCGAAGTGGATCACCCTTTCATCTGCGTAGGTCAGTTTTTCATTAGCTGCCTTAATGGGGTCCACATCGCCGATCAGGTCCGCTACGGACACATCCGGTGTGGCCAGTTTCTCTCCGTAACGTGCTGCGCGGGGCAACCAGTCGATCGGTGTTTTATCGCCCATTTTGGCCACCATGTCCCGCCCGTAATGGGAGAGAGGAGCAAAAGGATTATCGTTTATTTCGGAACCGGCAATGATGGGGATGAATTCATCCAGTAGCTCCGTCATTTGCCTGGCCATACGCGTTTTGGCCTGTCCCCTTAAACCCAGGAACAGGATGTTGTGCCGGCTGAGGATGGCTCTTTCCGTATCGGGGATCACCGTATCATCGTAACCGATGATGCCGGGGAAGGTGCTTTCTTTTCCTTTTAATTTCTCTATGAGGTTCTGGCGGATCTCTTCCTTTACAGTTCTGTATACGTAACCGCTCTTTTTGAGATCGCCGAGTGTTTTGATCTTTTCCATGTCTCGTGTTTCTTGTGATTATACTTTTTTCCTTTTCCCGCTTTCAAAATCATAGAACAGGAACTGCCCTAGCTGATCTGTACCGGAGAAGAAAGCTTTACCATTATTGGTTTCGGTGAATTCATTCACAAACTGCTGCAGCCAGGGATCGGTAGCCACCATAAAAGTAGTGATGGGGATCTTCAGTTTTTTGCACTGTGCTGCGAGGTTCAGCGTACGGTTCAGGATCTTGCGGTCCAGCCCGAAGCTGTTCTTGTAATAGGATTTGCCCTGTTTGAGGCAGGTGGGCTTTCCGTCTGTGATCATAAAGATCTGTTTGTTGGGATTGCGCCGCCTCCGCAGGATGTCCATGGCCAGTTCCAGACCGGCTACGGTATTGGTGTGGTAAGGGCCTACCTGTAGATAAGGGAGGTCTTTGATCTCTATCTGCCAGGCATCGTTGCCGAACACGATAATATCCAGTGTGTCTTTGGGATAGCGGGTGGTGATCAGCTCGCTGAGCGCCATGGCCACTTTTTTAGCGGGTGTGATCCGGTCTTCCCCGTAGAGGATCATGGAATGGGAGATATCTATCATCAGGGCAGTGGAGGTCTGGGTTTTGAAGTCTGTTTCCCTGATCTCCAGGTCGTCCTGCTGCATGGAAAAGGCATCTATGCCATGATTGATCTGGGCGTTACGGATGGAAGCCGTCATATCTATCTGCTCCAGCGGGTCCCCGAACTCATAGGGGCGTGTTTCCGCATTCATTTCATCGCCCATACCGGATTTACGGATGTTATGGTCGCCGATGGAAGATTTCTTCAGTTTCCCGAATATTTCGTCCAACGCGCGCTTTCGGATGGTTTGTTCTGTTTTGGATGTTATTGCAAAATTGCCGTTCTCCTCGTTTTCACGAATAAAACCCTTGTCTTTCAGATCCTGTATAAAGTCCCCTATGCCATACTCGTTGTTGCTCAGCTGGTATTCTTTATCTAACTCAGTGAGCCACTGTAGTGCTTCTGCTACATCACCGCTGGTGTAAGTGAGCAGCTGGGTAAAAATGTCCAGCAGCTTTTCAAACGGCGACTGGCTATTTTCGGACGGATCGTACCTGGAGAAAATAAAGCCTTTCATATCAGGACTAAAATTACGATAAAATGAGTTACCACACCTTTTCTGCTGTTATCCTTGCATTACTGAAAAAAGCCGCTTAATTTTCCAGCATCTTTCATTACGGAAAAATTGATCACGTCTATGATTTCACTGAAAAAAGGCTTGCTGGCAATGGGTTTGATGGCTGCTATGTATGCCATGCCTGCCACCGCGCAGAAAAAAGAAGCTAAATTGGGCTGGAAATTTGGCGCCCAGGCTTATTCATTCAGACTTTTTACCCTGGCGGAGGCCCTGGATAAAATGGATTCCTGCGGACTGCAGTATGTGGAATGTTATCCCGGCCAAAAGATCGGCGGTGGCATTGAAGGGAATATGGATTACAAAATGGACGCCGCCAAGCGTGCCCAGGTGCTGGACCTCCTGAAAAGCAAAAAGAAAACCCTGGTGGCTTTTGGTGTGGTGAACGGCAATAATGAAACAGAGTGGAGGCAGATCTTTGAATTTGCTAAAGCCATGGGCATTAAGAGCATCACTTCAGAACCAGCCCGCAAGGACCTGGACATCGTGTCCAGCCTCTGCGATGAGTACAAGATCAAGCTGGCCATCCACGATCACCCGAAACCGAGCCATTACTGGCATCCGGACAGTGTGCTGGCAGCTATTAACGGCCGCAGCAAATACAT includes the following:
- a CDS encoding sugar phosphate isomerase/epimerase family protein → MISLKKGLLAMGLMAAMYAMPATAQKKEAKLGWKFGAQAYSFRLFTLAEALDKMDSCGLQYVECYPGQKIGGGIEGNMDYKMDAAKRAQVLDLLKSKKKTLVAFGVVNGNNETEWRQIFEFAKAMGIKSITSEPARKDLDIVSSLCDEYKIKLAIHDHPKPSHYWHPDSVLAAINGRSKYMGACADIGHWVRSGLDPVECIQKLNGKVYSLHFKDLNEKSPKAHDVIWTTGVSNMEGVLKELKKQKFQGLFSAEYEHNWQNSVPDITQSVKNIRAVVEKL
- a CDS encoding vWA domain-containing protein, producing the protein MKGFIFSRYDPSENSQSPFEKLLDIFTQLLTYTSGDVAEALQWLTELDKEYQLSNNEYGIGDFIQDLKDKGFIRENEENGNFAITSKTEQTIRKRALDEIFGKLKKSSIGDHNIRKSGMGDEMNAETRPYEFGDPLEQIDMTASIRNAQINHGIDAFSMQQDDLEIRETDFKTQTSTALMIDISHSMILYGEDRITPAKKVAMALSELITTRYPKDTLDIIVFGNDAWQIEIKDLPYLQVGPYHTNTVAGLELAMDILRRRRNPNKQIFMITDGKPTCLKQGKSYYKNSFGLDRKILNRTLNLAAQCKKLKIPITTFMVATDPWLQQFVNEFTETNNGKAFFSGTDQLGQFLFYDFESGKRKKV
- a CDS encoding sigma 54-interacting transcriptional regulator — translated: MEKIKTLGDLKKSGYVYRTVKEEIRQNLIEKLKGKESTFPGIIGYDDTVIPDTERAILSRHNILFLGLRGQAKTRMARQMTELLDEFIPIIAGSEINDNPFAPLSHYGRDMVAKMGDKTPIDWLPRAARYGEKLATPDVSVADLIGDVDPIKAANEKLTYADERVIHFGIIPRSNRGIFVINELPDLQARIQVALFNILQEGDIQIRGFKVRMPLDILFVFTANPEDYTNRGAIVTPLKDRIESQIITHYPKTLENSLLITEQEANVHAEQQGLVQMPDIIKRLIEQVAFEARSSEWVDKKSGVSARLTIAAFENAISAAERRAIINKEKSTFVRINDLQGIIPAITGKIELVYEGEQEGPLQVALNLLEKSVRTLFAQYFPNPDAFKKRKAGAADVNPYRGIIQWFDKGNSVQLLQDTTDKQYEAALQNVAGLPDLVKQLFPKANKQESLLMMEMVLHGLSAYSLLSKKTIENSTRFSDLLGTMMNFSTTEEDTEEEL